Proteins from a genomic interval of Lolium perenne isolate Kyuss_39 chromosome 1, Kyuss_2.0, whole genome shotgun sequence:
- the LOC127322371 gene encoding microtubule-binding protein TANGLED1 — translation MVARSPNAKADRQTAAAIAAAAALNPALVRETLKKMDRCMARLQELQYTVAGGAKVVSGVSLSPRSTRGYLRTSIRCKQETVRMRATPAKSRSPKGKFGGADGAAAPWRRMSLPAMLLGETVLEIVQASQFARDIVAVADPPKTPNPVARTKKATAEQTPLRARRAKEKQSQRGGGAARAEAGTPPSRGRVRSRIQFKPASPLGRPSSVAANRVSPKNRPWAKKTVMFPNPAFCAPTSSSTAYASPSSAKKQKRFSSSRSPVLARQTPHKFLVKSPPSALGSKLKSQSKLLPNPRPVVDVSPPGKSRRCSFSPSRLATRLVSPIKARLSFVSPMKARRTSSHGGVGGGSSSSMMSGLKQRPVVSLTARTVSSRISS, via the exons ATGGTCGCCAGGAGCCCCAACGCCAAGGCCGACAGGCAGACGGCGGCCGCCATCGCCGCTGCTGCCGCGCTCAACCCCGCCCTCGTCAGGGAGACCCTCAAGAAG ATGGACCGATGCATGGCTCGGCTCCAGGAGCTGCAGTACACGGTGGCCGGCGGCGCCAAGGTCGTCTCCGGCGTCAGCCTCAGCCCGCGCAGCACCCGCGGCTACCTCCGCACCAGCATCCGCTGCAAGCAGGAGACCGTCAG GATGAGGGCAACGCCCGCGAAGAGCAGATCCCCCAAAGGCAAGTTCGGCGGCGCCGACGGCGCGGCGGCCCCGTGGCGGCGGATGTCGTTGCCGGCGATGCTCCTGGGCGAGACGGTGCTGGAGATCGTCCAGGCCAGCCAGTTCGCGCGGGACATCGTGGCGGTCGCCGACCCCCCCAAGACCCCGAACCCCGTCGCGAGGACCAAAAAGGCGACCGCGGAGCAGACGCCGCTCCGAGCGCGCCGCGCCAAGGAGAAGCAGAGCCAGCGTGGCGGCGGCGCCGCGCGAGCCGAGGCCGGCACGCCGCCGTCGCGCGGGCGCGTCCGGTCCCGGATTCAGTTCAAGCCCGCCTCGCCTCTCGGCCGGCCGTCGTCGGTGGCGGCGAACAGGGTGTCCCCCAAGAACCGGCCCTGGGCCAAGAAGACGGTGATGTTCCCCAATCCCGCGTTCTGCGcccccacctcctcctccaccgcgtacgcctcgccgtcgtcggcgaAGAAACAGAAGCGGTTCTCCAGCAGCCGGTCCCCTGTCCTGGCCCGGCAGACGCCGCACAAGTTCCTGGTCAAGTCGCCGCCCAGCGCTCTGGGGTCCAAGCTCAAAAGCCAGAGCAAATTGCTGCCCAATCCAAGGCCCGTCGTCGATGTGTCGCCGCCAGGGAAAAGCCGGCGATGCTCGTTCTCGCCGTCCAGGCTGGCCACAAGGCTCGTTTCACCAATAAAGGCCAGGTTATCCTTCGTGTCTCCGATGAAAGCGAGGAGGACATCGTCGCATGGTGGCGtcggcggcggcagcagcagcagcatgaTGAGCGGGCTCAAGCAGCGACCCGTCGTCAGCTTGACGGCGCGCACCGTCTCGAGCAGGATATCATCTTGA